One Archangium violaceum genomic window, GATGAGGAAAAGGGTCCGGGAGCCCACGGGGGAGCGGCTCAGTTGGCGGTCTGCGGCGCCGGACGCACGAGCGGCTCGTCACGCCGCTCGGGGGCGGTCGCGTGGCGCAGGGCCTCGAGCGGCTTGGGGTCCTGTTGGTTGTTGCGCCGGGCCAGCTCCATCAGCACCGCCTGGCTGCGCACCTGCGTCCCATCCCTGCCCACCGGGACATAGGTGCCGTCCACCTGCAGCCGCCGCGCCTTCACGTTGTCCTTCAGGGCCACGCCCAGCACCTCGTCCAGCAACCGCTGGCGGATGGCCGGGTCCTCCACGGGGAACATGACCTCGATGCGGCGCAGGAAGTTGCGCGGCATCCAGTCCGCGCTGCTCATCCATACCTCCGGGGAGTTGCCGGCCCCGAAGGTGAACACCCGGCTGTGCTCCAGGAAGCGGTCCACCACGCTCGTCACGCGGATGCGCTCGCTCACCCCCGGCACGCCCGGCCGCAGGCAGCAGATGCCGCGCACCAGCAGATCGATCTCCACGCCCGCCTGGCTCGCCGCGTACAGGGCGCGGATGACGGTGGGGTCCACCAGCGAGTTCATCTTCGCCACGATGCGCGAGGGCTCGCCCCGCCGGGCCTTCTCCGCCTCGCGCTGGATGAGCGAGAGCACCTTCTCCTGCAGTCCCATGGGCGCCACGGCCAGCCGCTTCCAGGGCGGCGCCACCGCGTAGCCGGTGAGCATGTTGAAGAGGGCGCTGACGTCGTCGGCGATCTCCGTGCGCGAGGTGAAGAGGGAGAGGTCCGTGTAGTGGCGCGCGGTGTTGGGGTTGTAGTTGCCCGTGCCCAGGTGCACGAAGCGGCGGATGCCATTGCCCTGGCGGCGCACCACCAGCGCCACCTTGGAGTGTGTCTTCAGGCCGATGAGGCCGTAGACGACGTGCACCCCGCTCTCCTCCATCTTCCGCGCCCAGGCGATGTTGTTGGCCTCGTCCAGGCGGGCCTTGATCTCCACGAGCACCGCCACCTGCTTGCCATTCTCCACCGCGCGCGACAGGGCCCGGGCGATGGGGCTGTCACCGCTGGTGCGGTACAGCGTCTGCTTGATGGCCAGGACGTCCGGGTCCTCGGCGGCCTCCTCCAGGAAGCGCACCACCGGATCGAAGGACTCGTAGGGGTGGTGCAGGAGGATGTCGCGCTCGGCGACGACGCTCAGGAGGGACTCGGCGTCGCGCAGCACCGCGGGCACGGTGGGCACGAAGGGCTCCACGCGCAGCTCCGGCCGCGGGTCCAGCTCCGTGAGGACCATCAGGTCCGAGGGCTGCAACGGGGCCTGCTGCCGGTACACGTCCATGGGCCCCAGCTTCAGGGCCCCGGTGAGCAGGGACTCGATCTGGGGGCTGGCCACGGCGTCCAGCTCCAGGCGCACCGCCGCGCCCCGGTCCCGCCGGCGCAGCTCCTCCTGGATGGTCGAGAGCAGATCCTCGCTCTCCTCCTCGTCCACGTTGATGTCCCAGTTGCGCGTCACGCGGAAGGCGGCGGCGTGCTCCACCACGTAGCCGGGGAAGAGGTCACCCGCGCACAGGGCGATGAGCTCGCCCAGCAGCAGGAACGCGGAGCCCTTGTCGGTGGGCATCGGCACCAGACGGCGGAGCACGCTGGGCACCTGCACCACGGCCAGCGAGGTGCCACGCACGTTGCGCCGGCGCTTGGGGCCCTCGCGCCGCAGCAACACCGCCACGTTGAGGGACTTGTTGCGCAGGTGCGGAAAGGGGTGCCCCGGGTCCACCGCGAGCGGGGTGAGGGCCGGGAAGACGGAGGTGGTGAAGTACGTCCGCGCGGCCGCCTTCTGCTCGGCCGTCAACCTGTCGCGGGTGAGGACCGAGATGCCCGCGGCCGTCAGCCCGGGATGGAGCTCCTCCACCCAGAGACGGGAGGCCGCGTCCACCAGCTTGTGGACGCGCTCGCTGATGGCACTCAGCTGCTCGGCGGGTAGCATGCCGTCCGCCGCCGTCTCGGCCACCCCACTGGCCAGCTGCTGCTTCAGGCCCGCCACGCGGACCATGAAGAACTCATCCAGGTTGGAGGATGCGATGGCGAGGAACTTCAAACGCTCGTAGAGAGGGAGCTCACGGTCGCGGGCGTCATCGAGGACCCGCTCGTTGAAGGCGAGCCAGGACTGCTCGCGGTTGATGAAGAGCTGCGGATCATTGAATTCCACGGGCGGAGACTCTTGCAGGTGCTCTTCCACGTCACGTCACGGAGCTGTCACGAACACCTGATTCTAATAAAGATTGACCGCCCCCGCCGAGAGGCCCACTCCTTCGAGCCGCAACCATTCCGGACTTCTAGAGATCATGCCCACATCGACCCTACAGCCCGTGCTCGCCGCCATCGACGTGGGCACCAACGCAGTGCGTCTGGAGCTGGCCCGGCCCGACGCCGAGGGCTCGCTGGAGACGCTCCACCAGGAGAGGGATCCCATCCGCCCGGGCGAGGGCGTCTTCGCCAGCGGGGAGATGCCCCGGGAGACGGCGGATCGGCTCCTGTCCACGCTGAGGCGCTACGCGGCGCTGTGCCGGCGGCACAAGGCCCGGGTGCGAGCGGTGGCCACCAGCGCCATGCGGGACGCGAGGAACCGCGAGGAGATCGTCCGGCGGGTGCGCGACGAGGCGGGGCTGAACCTGGAGGTGGTGAGCGGCAAGGAGGAGGCGCGCCTCATCTGCCTGGGGGTGCTGCACCGCAAGCCACCGCACACGCGCTCGCTGCTGGTGGACATTGGAGGGGGCTCCACCGAGGTGGCGCTCGCCACGGGGGAGCGGCCGGATGAGCTGTGGAGCCTGCCGCTGGGCTCGGTGCGGCTCACGGAGATGTTCGACGCCGCCGGGAAGGTAACGCCCAAGCAGTTGCGGCTGATGCGCAGCTACGTGGAGGAGCAGATGCGCAAGGCCATCCCCGAGCGGCTGCCCAACCTGCCCCGGGTGGCATTGGGCTCCTCGGGCACCATCAACGCGGTGGTGGGCTACGCGGCCAGCGAGGGCACCGGGCACGCGTCGGTGCGCCAGCTCACCCAGGCGGTGGAGACGCTGGCGGAGATGACGCCGGAGCGGCGGCGCAAGCGCTTCGATCCCCGGCGCGCGGACATCATCGTGGCGGGCGCCACCATCCTCGAGCGGGTGACCAGGCAACTGGGCGTGGAGAGCGTCACCGGCGTCAACCGGGGCCTGCGCGACGGGCTGCTGGTGGACCTGATGTACCGGCAGGACACGACACGCGAGGACCACTCGCTGGCGGACGCGGCGGTGTCCATGGGGCGGCGCCTCTTCTTCGAGGAGAAGCACGCGCGGCAGGTGGCGGCGCTGGCCCTCACCCTCTTCGACGAGCTGGCCTCGCTGCACAACCTGCCGCTCTCGTGCCGGCCGTACCTGGAGGTCGCCGCGCTGCTGCACGACGTGGGCAACGCCGTCAGCTACGAGCGCCACCACAAGCACACGTACTACCTCATCCACAACGGCGACATCCCCGGCCTGACGGATCGCGAGCGCGAGCTGGTGGCACGGGTGGCGCGCTACCACCAACGCAGCCCGCCGGAGCTGAACCACTCGGGGATGCAGGGGCTGAGCGCCGCCGAGGCCCGGCTGGTGCGCAAGCTGGCCACGTTGCTGCGGGTGGCGAACGCGCTGGACAGCAGCCACCACCAGCCGGTGAAGGAGCTGCGGGCCGTCAACGGCCGCGACGCGGTGTCCCTGCACTTCAAGGCGCGCCAGCCGGTGGACCTGGAGGTGTGGACGGTGGAGCGTGAGACGGCCCTCTTCCGCCGCGTCTTCAACAAGCGGCTCACCCTGCACATCGGCCGCTAGCCCCGCCGCTCGGCCTCCCGGAAGGGAAGCGCGTACGTCTGGCACCGGACGGAGCGCGTGTCCACCCCTAGCGGGGAGATTGCGACGCCAGCGCGCCCTGCGCCTGGTGCCCCACGGGGGAAGGAGCGGCAATGAAGGCGGTCGTCTTTCATGGGATTGGGGACATCCGGCTCGAGGACGTACCAGAGCCCGTCATCCAGCAGGACACGGATGCCATCGTCAAACTGACGGCGAGCGCCATCTGCGGCACGGACCTGCACTTCGTGCGCGGCACCTTTCCGGGCATGAAGCCGGGCACCATCCTCGGGCACGAGGGCGTGGGCGTGGTGGAGTCACTGGGCAGGGACGTGCGCAACCTGCGCGTGGGAGACCGGGTGGTGATTCCGTCCACCATCGCCTGCGGCACGTGCTCGTACTGCCGCTCGGGGTACTACGCGCAATGCGACGTGGCCAACCCGAATGGCAAGCGCGCGGGGACGGCGTTCTTCGGTGGGCCGGAGATGAGCGGGCCCTTCCACGGGTTGCAGGCGGAGAAGGCGCGGATTCCCTTCGCCCACGTGGGGTTGGTGAAGATTCCGGACGAGGTGACGGACGAGGAGGCCATCCTGCTGTCGGACATCTTCCCCACCGGCTACTTCGGGGCGGACATCGCGGAGATCAGCCCGGGCGATACGGTGGCGGTGTTCGGCTGCGGGCCGGTGGGCCAGTTCGCCATCCTGAGCGCGAAGCTGATGGACGCGGGGCGCATCTTCGCCATCGACTGCCACCTGGACAGGCTGGAGGCGGCGCGGGCGCAAGGCGCGGAGATCATCAACTTCGACGAGGAGGATCCGGTGGAAGCCCTCGTCCGGCTGACGGGTGGAATCGGCGTGGACCGGGCCATCGACGCGGTGGGCGTGGACTCGATGCACGCGCACCACGGCCCGGCGGCGAAGACGGCGCGCAAGGAGAGGGCCGAGTTCAAGCGCGAGCAGAAGGAAGTGGCGCCGCACACCAACCCGCATGGAGACAACTGGGTGCCGGGTGATGCGCCGGCCCAGGC contains:
- a CDS encoding zinc-dependent alcohol dehydrogenase, with translation MKAVVFHGIGDIRLEDVPEPVIQQDTDAIVKLTASAICGTDLHFVRGTFPGMKPGTILGHEGVGVVESLGRDVRNLRVGDRVVIPSTIACGTCSYCRSGYYAQCDVANPNGKRAGTAFFGGPEMSGPFHGLQAEKARIPFAHVGLVKIPDEVTDEEAILLSDIFPTGYFGADIAEISPGDTVAVFGCGPVGQFAILSAKLMDAGRIFAIDCHLDRLEAARAQGAEIINFDEEDPVEALVRLTGGIGVDRAIDAVGVDSMHAHHGPAAKTARKERAEFKREQKEVAPHTNPHGDNWVPGDAPAQAMMWAVDALAKAGTLAIIGVYPQQMRTFPLGQAMNKNLTLNMGNCNHRKYIPHLMELVRTGAVEPTELLSHVQPLTSALEAYRSFDARKPGWMKVELEPAMLT
- a CDS encoding Ppx/GppA phosphatase family protein, with protein sequence MPTSTLQPVLAAIDVGTNAVRLELARPDAEGSLETLHQERDPIRPGEGVFASGEMPRETADRLLSTLRRYAALCRRHKARVRAVATSAMRDARNREEIVRRVRDEAGLNLEVVSGKEEARLICLGVLHRKPPHTRSLLVDIGGGSTEVALATGERPDELWSLPLGSVRLTEMFDAAGKVTPKQLRLMRSYVEEQMRKAIPERLPNLPRVALGSSGTINAVVGYAASEGTGHASVRQLTQAVETLAEMTPERRRKRFDPRRADIIVAGATILERVTRQLGVESVTGVNRGLRDGLLVDLMYRQDTTREDHSLADAAVSMGRRLFFEEKHARQVAALALTLFDELASLHNLPLSCRPYLEVAALLHDVGNAVSYERHHKHTYYLIHNGDIPGLTDRERELVARVARYHQRSPPELNHSGMQGLSAAEARLVRKLATLLRVANALDSSHHQPVKELRAVNGRDAVSLHFKARQPVDLEVWTVERETALFRRVFNKRLTLHIGR
- the ppk1 gene encoding polyphosphate kinase 1, with amino-acid sequence MEFNDPQLFINREQSWLAFNERVLDDARDRELPLYERLKFLAIASSNLDEFFMVRVAGLKQQLASGVAETAADGMLPAEQLSAISERVHKLVDAASRLWVEELHPGLTAAGISVLTRDRLTAEQKAAARTYFTTSVFPALTPLAVDPGHPFPHLRNKSLNVAVLLRREGPKRRRNVRGTSLAVVQVPSVLRRLVPMPTDKGSAFLLLGELIALCAGDLFPGYVVEHAAAFRVTRNWDINVDEEESEDLLSTIQEELRRRDRGAAVRLELDAVASPQIESLLTGALKLGPMDVYRQQAPLQPSDLMVLTELDPRPELRVEPFVPTVPAVLRDAESLLSVVAERDILLHHPYESFDPVVRFLEEAAEDPDVLAIKQTLYRTSGDSPIARALSRAVENGKQVAVLVEIKARLDEANNIAWARKMEESGVHVVYGLIGLKTHSKVALVVRRQGNGIRRFVHLGTGNYNPNTARHYTDLSLFTSRTEIADDVSALFNMLTGYAVAPPWKRLAVAPMGLQEKVLSLIQREAEKARRGEPSRIVAKMNSLVDPTVIRALYAASQAGVEIDLLVRGICCLRPGVPGVSERIRVTSVVDRFLEHSRVFTFGAGNSPEVWMSSADWMPRNFLRRIEVMFPVEDPAIRQRLLDEVLGVALKDNVKARRLQVDGTYVPVGRDGTQVRSQAVLMELARRNNQQDPKPLEALRHATAPERRDEPLVRPAPQTAN